The genomic DNA GGTTACAAGGTCGTCCAAATTATCATTGGTTTCTTGACCTCGCAACAGCAAGACAATGGAAAAGTTAAGCTTCCGTTGTCCGGCGGTTAGTCTTCTTCAGTTTTCAGGACAATCGCATTTTCAGGTGCCCATTGCAGATAGACTGTATCACCGCGTTGGAAGTGATGTATGTCTTTCGTGCCCGTATTCTGTTGGTGAGCGATAAGTGGCGTTGGGTAATCGGTCTGCACCGTGTATTGTAGCGTTGTGCCGAGGTAACTTTCGTCCTGAATGGTGCCATGTAAGAGATTCACGGCATCAGCGGTCGGAGTTGTTTTCAGGTCAATACGTTCTGGACGGATCGCAACGGTGACAGGTGTGTTTAAGGGAATATCGCTGGTCGGTGCGCAGACAATTTTAGACGATGGTTCTATTGTCAGTGCAACCTCGTTTTCGCTGATAAGTGTTCCTTCAAGGAAATTGGAGGTACCAATAAAGTCCGCGACGAAACGACTCTGCGGTGAATCGTAGATTTCAGAGGGTGTCCCGACCTGAAGGATTTTCCCGCCATTCATTACCGCGATACGATCAGAGAGTGCCAACGCTTCACCTTGATCATGCGTGACATAGACGAACGTAATACCGACTTTGCGTTGCAATGCCTTGAGTTCCGATTGCATCTGTTTTCGGAGTTTGAGATCGAGTGCCGAGAGTGGCTCATCTAACAATAGGATGGTGGGTTCATTGATTAACGCGCGAGCGAGTGCCACACGCTGTCTTTCGCCACCGGAGAGTTCGCTCGGTTTCCTATGTCCGTACCCTGGTAACCGAATTAAATCTAATGAACGTTCAACGGCATCTGAAATTTCTGATTTCGATGCCTTTTTCATTTGTAGTCCGAATGCGATATTCTGTGCGACGGTTTTGTGTGGAAACAGGGCGTAATTTTGGAAGACGGTGTTGACCGGACGGCGATAAGGCGGTGTTTCTGCCATCAATTCATCGTTGATGTGAACCTCTCCAGTGGTAGGGTACACAAATCCACCGATGATACGAAGCGTTGTCGTTTTGCCGCACCCGCTCGGTCCAAGCAAGGAAAAAAACTCTCCACCCTCTATCTGTAACGACACATCATCAACTGCGACTGTATCACCGAACCGTTTTGTTACAGATGTAAGCGTAATCTGTCCTACAGACATGTATGAGTCGTCCTTTGGCAAACGACGATGTTTTCTTCGTGCATTGTTGTAGAGATTTGACCTGCAATGTTGGAGGGGCTATTCTTCTTTTTGTGTGCATTTCAGCAAGGATCCCATTAATCTGTCGCTAAGACCTTTGTCAAAATCTGATTCACGAGTTGTGGGTTTGCCTTTCCGCGAGTCGCACGCATCACCTGTCCTACGAGGAATCCGATCGCTTTTTTCGTGCCGTCTCGGTAATCCTGGGCAGGACCGGGGTTTTCCTCTACCACCTGTAAGACGATGGCTTCTATCTCCGAGGTATCTGTAATTTGCGCTAAGCCCTTTTCGGAAACAATCTTTTTTGGCATTTTACCTGACGCGAATGCATCGTCAAGGACGGATTTGGCGATTTTGCCACTGATGGTTGCATCCTCGATTAACTGGATGAGTTCATTGAGGTGCGCTGGCGTAACCTTCGAGTCTTGAATCTCAATTTCTGCCGTGTTAAGTAGACGTGTCAAGTCTCCCATCATCCAGTTTGCACAGGCGGTAGGTTCACCGCTGAGTTGAGCGGCTTCGTCAAAAAATTCAGCGAGTTGTCGGGTACTGGTCAAGAATTCGGCGTTTTCGGACGAGATGCCGTAGTTTGAAA from Candidatus Poribacteria bacterium includes the following:
- a CDS encoding ABC transporter ATP-binding protein, whose product is MSVGQITLTSVTKRFGDTVAVDDVSLQIEGGEFFSLLGPSGCGKTTTLRIIGGFVYPTTGEVHINDELMAETPPYRRPVNTVFQNYALFPHKTVAQNIAFGLQMKKASKSEISDAVERSLDLIRLPGYGHRKPSELSGGERQRVALARALINEPTILLLDEPLSALDLKLRKQMQSELKALQRKVGITFVYVTHDQGEALALSDRIAVMNGGKILQVGTPSEIYDSPQSRFVADFIGTSNFLEGTLISENEVALTIEPSSKIVCAPTSDIPLNTPVTVAIRPERIDLKTTPTADAVNLLHGTIQDESYLGTTLQYTVQTDYPTPLIAHQQNTGTKDIHHFQRGDTVYLQWAPENAIVLKTEED